Proteins encoded within one genomic window of Alteribacter populi:
- a CDS encoding S8 family serine peptidase yields the protein MKKSFIWLVMLTMIFTMFVTPTYANDPTFTQADNDESFIEGELIVSVEGESSSSVGIQSTYSVMSQSDELENKGFKVVDSLLEQSDSDSIRAFGDDEFKTEIVENMGLVYLTEYSTEDYDSIEEAEASLEETLKELGVEVRYIEKNYEMYALEDVSTEDVEINMHPNQEWHYEMINAPQAWDITTGSSDVIQAVLDTGIDHNHQSLSNLVDTDLGRSFVGGSTMDVQGHGTHVAGTIASYGNVSGVMHNATLVPVKVLGDDGRGSMYGITQGILYSADIGADVINMSLGGGGYNQSMDEATQTAVNAGSIVIAASGNEYRNSISYPAAYDSVIAVGSVTSNGTRSSFSNYGDGLELMAPGSNIYSTVPNNGYDSFSGTSMASPHAAGVAGLMRAVDSSVSVSEARSILQDTAQEAGSFFEYGHGIVDANAAVQALGGGSQPDPEAGETNTSVTTDRYYVSRGQNVTVSTQVTDENGRALANAEVDLTITRPNGTTLTNTVTTNSSGVASWTLSTSWSTATGTYSVQADTALSGYEGSSASTTFFVY from the coding sequence ATGAAAAAGAGTTTTATATGGTTAGTTATGCTGACAATGATTTTTACGATGTTTGTGACTCCTACTTATGCCAACGATCCAACATTTACTCAAGCTGATAATGATGAGAGTTTCATTGAAGGGGAATTGATTGTTTCAGTTGAAGGTGAGTCTAGTTCTAGTGTTGGGATTCAAAGTACGTATAGCGTGATGAGTCAGTCAGATGAATTAGAAAATAAAGGATTTAAAGTTGTTGATTCTTTATTAGAACAATCTGATTCAGATTCAATTCGAGCTTTCGGCGATGATGAATTTAAAACAGAAATAGTAGAAAACATGGGGTTAGTATACTTAACAGAGTATTCTACTGAAGACTATGATTCTATTGAGGAAGCAGAGGCTTCATTAGAAGAAACGTTAAAAGAGTTAGGGGTAGAGGTGCGATACATCGAAAAAAACTACGAGATGTATGCTCTTGAAGACGTATCAACAGAAGACGTTGAAATTAACATGCATCCAAACCAAGAGTGGCACTATGAAATGATTAATGCACCACAGGCGTGGGATATCACAACTGGGTCAAGCGATGTCATCCAAGCTGTGTTAGATACAGGGATCGACCACAACCATCAGAGCTTGAGCAATTTAGTAGATACTGACTTAGGAAGAAGCTTTGTTGGCGGCAGCACGATGGATGTTCAAGGTCACGGTACTCACGTTGCGGGTACGATTGCAAGCTATGGAAATGTTTCTGGTGTCATGCACAACGCAACACTCGTACCTGTTAAAGTACTAGGTGACGATGGTAGAGGTTCTATGTATGGCATCACACAAGGTATTCTTTACTCTGCTGATATTGGCGCTGATGTCATCAATATGTCTCTAGGCGGTGGCGGATACAATCAAAGCATGGATGAAGCAACGCAAACCGCAGTCAATGCAGGATCTATTGTAATCGCAGCTTCTGGTAACGAATATCGCAATAGCATCTCTTATCCAGCAGCATACGACAGTGTCATTGCTGTAGGGTCTGTAACGTCAAACGGAACAAGATCCTCGTTCTCTAACTATGGTGACGGTCTTGAATTAATGGCACCTGGCTCTAACATTTACAGCACCGTCCCTAACAATGGTTATGATTCTTTCTCAGGTACTTCAATGGCATCTCCTCATGCAGCAGGTGTAGCTGGTTTAATGAGAGCAGTTGATTCTAGCGTTTCTGTCTCTGAAGCGCGAAGTATATTACAAGATACAGCGCAAGAGGCAGGAAGCTTTTTTGAGTACGGACATGGTATTGTAGATGCTAACGCTGCAGTACAAGCTCTTGGTGGAGGTTCTCAGCCAGATCCGGAAGCAGGAGAAACAAATACATCTGTAACGACAGATCGTTATTACGTGAGCCGTGGTCAAAACGTGACGGTTTCTACACAAGTAACGGATGAAAATGGACGAGCACTCGCGAATGCAGAGGTTGATTTGACGATTACACGTCCAAATGGCACGACGTTGACGAATACAGTTACAACGAACTCATCAGGTGTAGCTAGTTGGACACTTTCTACATCTTGGTCAACTGCAACAGGGACATACAGTGTACAAGCAGATACAGCACTTTCTGGCTATGAAGGTAGCTCTGCTTCAACTACATTCTTCGTATATTAA
- a CDS encoding helix-turn-helix transcriptional regulator, with product MLGQKIFYFRKLRGLTQDQLAQGICSVPHLSKIENDHETPSADMLEHLCKRLDISIKEIDVQGEITSITQELDNWYTLICNRDKKEAKRLFTKLKKQITSIQDPQVLLKYRIFTLGYQLLIRKMAEAKNQIDELEPFSKKLDSSLAYYYNLFYGLYYCLGEDYLEALYLYKQAEHVRDSLGIEDPEIYYHLALVNMNLHRTYYSINYAEKAAKIYVKSCNYLRSIDCEILLGVNLTRINNFCEAEKHLLNALEASTQLNNKDHISTIYHNLGYLFLMQDQYQKANNYFKKTTEYAKPERYEDNVRTYLCLARTCYKLHDFDHTEHWIEVGLSIAEKYKLEEFLIHFNVLKGQVNNDMSQEFETLLKNKAIPYFEEKQLWFNVAKYAEILAEYYTKKSKYKSSSYYYSLVNESRGKIYEYIT from the coding sequence ATGCTTGGTCAAAAAATTTTCTATTTTAGGAAATTAAGAGGCTTGACGCAAGATCAATTGGCTCAAGGGATCTGCTCTGTGCCACATTTAAGTAAAATTGAAAACGATCATGAAACTCCAAGTGCGGATATGCTCGAACACCTATGTAAACGATTAGATATTTCAATCAAAGAGATTGACGTGCAAGGAGAAATAACCTCAATTACGCAAGAATTAGATAATTGGTACACGTTGATATGTAATCGTGACAAGAAAGAGGCGAAGCGGTTATTTACGAAGCTAAAAAAACAAATAACGAGTATTCAGGACCCTCAAGTCTTACTGAAGTATCGAATCTTTACATTAGGATATCAATTATTAATAAGGAAAATGGCTGAAGCCAAAAATCAAATAGATGAACTAGAGCCATTTAGTAAAAAGCTAGATTCAAGCCTAGCCTACTATTACAACCTTTTTTACGGACTTTATTACTGCTTAGGAGAAGATTATTTAGAGGCTCTGTATTTATACAAGCAAGCAGAGCATGTACGAGATTCGTTAGGGATTGAGGATCCGGAAATTTACTACCATTTGGCGTTAGTCAATATGAATTTACACCGGACATATTACTCAATTAACTATGCTGAAAAAGCTGCAAAAATATATGTAAAGAGCTGCAATTATTTACGTTCGATCGACTGTGAAATTTTATTAGGTGTAAATTTGACTCGAATCAATAACTTTTGTGAGGCAGAAAAGCATTTATTAAATGCTCTTGAAGCTTCGACACAATTAAATAATAAGGATCACATTAGTACGATCTATCATAATTTAGGCTACTTGTTCTTAATGCAAGATCAGTATCAAAAAGCAAATAATTATTTCAAAAAAACGACGGAGTATGCAAAGCCAGAACGTTATGAGGACAACGTTCGAACGTACCTTTGTTTAGCGAGAACATGCTATAAGCTTCATGATTTTGATCACACTGAGCATTGGATTGAAGTCGGGCTTTCTATTGCCGAAAAATATAAGTTGGAAGAATTTCTAATCCACTTTAACGTTTTAAAAGGTCAAGTGAACAATGATATGTCACAAGAGTTTGAAACCCTCCTCAAAAATAAAGCGATTCCTTACTTTGAAGAAAAGCAGCTATGGTTTAACGTAGCCAAGTATGCTGAAATTTTAGCTGAATATTATACTAAAAAAAGTAAATACAAAAGCTCCAGCTACTACTATTCTCTTGTCAATGAATCAAGGGGAAAGATCTACGAATATATTACTTAA
- the ychF gene encoding redox-regulated ATPase YchF, translating into MALTTGIVGLPNVGKSTLFNAITQAGAESANYPFCTIDPNVGIVEVPDERLNKLTELVDPEKTVPTAFEFTDIAGIVEGASKGEGLGNQFLSHIRQVDAISHVVRCFDDENITHVSGSVDPIRDIEVINLELILADMETVEKRLAKVEKMAKQKDKDAMYELEILNKFKDAFENEKPARSVSLTEEQEKFAKGMHLLTMKPVLYAANVSEEEILDAESNPNVQKVREFANNENSEVIVVCAKIESEIAELEGDEKQEFLDDLGIAESGLDQLIKAAYNLLGLETYFTAGKQEVRAWTIRQGTKAPQAAGVIHTDFERGFIRAEVVSYEDLVEAENMSAAKEKGKVRLEGKEYVVQDGDVVHFRFNV; encoded by the coding sequence ATGGCGTTAACAACTGGAATTGTTGGTTTACCGAACGTTGGAAAATCAACATTATTTAATGCAATTACACAAGCAGGTGCTGAGTCAGCAAACTACCCGTTCTGTACAATCGACCCGAACGTAGGAATTGTTGAAGTACCAGATGAAAGACTAAATAAACTAACGGAGCTCGTTGATCCGGAAAAAACGGTTCCGACAGCTTTTGAATTTACTGATATCGCGGGGATTGTAGAAGGGGCAAGTAAAGGGGAAGGACTTGGAAATCAGTTCTTGTCACATATCCGTCAGGTCGATGCAATTTCTCACGTAGTGCGCTGTTTTGATGACGAAAACATTACGCACGTATCCGGAAGCGTCGATCCGATCCGTGATATTGAAGTGATCAACTTAGAGCTCATTCTAGCTGATATGGAGACGGTCGAAAAGCGTTTGGCTAAAGTGGAGAAAATGGCAAAGCAAAAAGATAAAGATGCGATGTATGAGCTCGAAATTCTGAATAAATTCAAAGATGCGTTTGAAAATGAAAAACCGGCACGTAGCGTATCGTTAACAGAGGAACAAGAGAAGTTTGCAAAAGGCATGCATTTGTTAACGATGAAGCCGGTACTGTACGCAGCGAATGTTAGTGAAGAAGAGATTCTTGATGCGGAAAGTAACCCGAACGTGCAAAAGGTCCGCGAGTTTGCTAATAATGAAAATTCTGAAGTGATTGTTGTTTGTGCGAAGATAGAATCTGAAATTGCTGAGCTTGAAGGTGATGAGAAACAGGAATTTTTAGATGACCTTGGTATAGCCGAGTCAGGTTTAGACCAGTTAATTAAAGCGGCATACAATTTATTAGGATTAGAAACTTACTTTACAGCGGGGAAACAAGAGGTGCGTGCTTGGACGATTCGTCAAGGTACAAAAGCCCCTCAAGCAGCTGGTGTAATTCATACCGATTTTGAACGTGGGTTTATCCGTGCCGAAGTCGTTTCCTATGAAGATCTGGTAGAAGCAGAAAACATGAGCGCCGCCAAAGAAAAAGGAAAAGTGAGACTGGAAGGAAAAGAGTACGTCGTTCAGGACGGCGACGTAGTACATTTCCGTTTTAATGTATAG
- a CDS encoding molybdopterin-dependent oxidoreductase has translation MESRSKETAITSACPLNCWDMCSFSVAVAEGKVVKVNGNREHPITKGQICSRGRQLEKKTNDVSRVIHPLKKINGTFEQISWEQALDEIAVKLRKVKEQFGPTAVLHSHDYANNGLVKNVDERFFRGFGGFTKLEGSLCWGAGLQAQIQDFGNSVAHAPEDIENSKHIVIWGRNASRTNIHLFARLMKAKKRGATVTVIDPIRNDTAKKADLYVSVRPGMDGFLAAGVIKALLELELEDRTFIAHHTYGWDDLLTLVTDISYEEIVKCTGVDKETIYEVARIYGDSPTVTYLGLGMQRYANGGNTIRLIDAIGAASGNVGIPGGGVMYGHLAVSQLFDTDLLAKRCVPAEIRTFTRMNQAEKILTDDDPPVTMAFVTRGNPLTQIPDTNVAKQAFESFDTLVVADHYLSDTAKLADYVLPSTTVFEEEDLYFAAMYHDYVNYSPAIVKAKGEAKSDLWMWTELSKRLGFGDWFDYSREDWLKIGTKTLRGRGWSLEDTKRIGFSKLPIPDVAWADYQFDTPSGKYEFTSQLAQHNNKDNQGRIKLEYPQEAAQEEENVDSTHMYHLLSLHPARSNHSQNYHLLSGENENVIEVSAQIAQDHQLKNGDRGLIYNNRGHLNGKIRVDENLHPEVINVDEGRSESMGGSVNLLTLSGESDMGKGGIQYDCRVSIRKA, from the coding sequence ATGGAAAGTAGATCTAAAGAGACAGCTATCACGTCAGCTTGCCCATTGAATTGCTGGGATATGTGTAGCTTTTCGGTTGCCGTGGCTGAAGGAAAAGTAGTCAAAGTAAACGGTAATCGAGAGCACCCCATTACCAAAGGACAAATTTGCAGTAGAGGGCGCCAGTTGGAAAAAAAGACTAACGATGTCTCTCGTGTTATACACCCCTTGAAAAAAATCAACGGAACATTTGAACAAATTTCCTGGGAACAAGCTTTAGATGAAATTGCAGTTAAGCTGAGGAAAGTGAAGGAACAGTTTGGTCCCACTGCGGTTTTACATAGTCACGACTATGCGAACAACGGCTTAGTAAAGAACGTCGATGAACGCTTTTTTCGAGGATTTGGTGGGTTTACAAAATTAGAAGGTAGCCTTTGCTGGGGAGCTGGTTTGCAAGCGCAAATTCAAGATTTTGGGAATAGTGTTGCCCATGCTCCAGAAGATATTGAAAATAGTAAACACATCGTTATTTGGGGGAGAAATGCGTCCAGAACGAATATTCATTTGTTCGCGCGTCTGATGAAGGCAAAAAAACGAGGCGCAACAGTAACTGTCATAGATCCGATCCGTAATGATACTGCCAAAAAGGCAGACCTTTATGTAAGTGTTCGTCCTGGCATGGATGGGTTTTTAGCTGCTGGAGTTATCAAAGCATTACTAGAATTAGAGCTTGAAGACCGCACTTTTATCGCCCATCATACATATGGGTGGGATGATTTATTGACACTTGTTACAGATATTTCTTATGAAGAAATCGTCAAATGCACCGGTGTTGATAAAGAAACGATCTATGAAGTAGCCCGCATTTACGGAGATAGTCCAACCGTTACCTATTTAGGTTTAGGAATGCAGCGATACGCCAACGGAGGTAACACGATCCGCCTTATTGACGCAATTGGAGCAGCGAGTGGGAACGTTGGGATTCCCGGTGGCGGAGTTATGTACGGGCATCTTGCTGTAAGTCAATTGTTTGACACAGACTTACTGGCAAAAAGGTGTGTGCCAGCTGAGATTCGTACATTTACGAGAATGAATCAAGCGGAAAAAATTCTTACTGATGATGATCCCCCAGTGACGATGGCTTTTGTCACCCGGGGAAACCCGTTAACGCAAATCCCTGATACAAATGTGGCGAAGCAAGCATTCGAAAGCTTTGATACGTTAGTGGTGGCCGATCACTATTTATCAGATACAGCTAAGCTTGCAGATTACGTGTTACCGAGTACGACAGTGTTTGAGGAAGAGGATTTATATTTTGCCGCAATGTATCACGACTACGTGAATTACAGCCCGGCCATTGTAAAAGCAAAAGGAGAAGCGAAGTCTGACCTGTGGATGTGGACTGAGCTCTCAAAGCGACTTGGATTTGGAGATTGGTTCGATTACAGTAGGGAGGATTGGCTGAAAATTGGAACGAAAACCTTGCGGGGACGAGGGTGGAGTCTTGAGGATACTAAACGGATTGGCTTTTCTAAGCTGCCGATTCCAGACGTTGCTTGGGCTGATTACCAGTTCGATACCCCAAGTGGTAAATACGAATTTACCTCTCAGCTTGCTCAACATAACAACAAAGATAACCAAGGCCGAATAAAGCTGGAGTATCCGCAAGAGGCAGCACAAGAAGAAGAAAACGTTGACTCAACTCACATGTATCACTTGCTGTCATTACACCCCGCACGTTCTAACCACTCGCAAAACTATCATCTATTGAGTGGAGAAAATGAAAATGTGATTGAAGTCTCGGCTCAAATAGCACAAGACCACCAATTAAAAAATGGCGATCGCGGACTTATTTATAATAACCGTGGACACCTTAATGGAAAGATTCGAGTCGATGAAAATCTCCACCCTGAGGTCATAAACGTAGACGAAGGTCGATCAGAATCGATGGGAGGAAGTGTGAATCTCCTTACTTTATCAGGGGAATCTGACATGGGAAAAGGCGGTATTCAATATGACTGCCGGGTATCGATAAGAAAAGCCTAA
- a CDS encoding DUF951 domain-containing protein: MSEKTFDLHDVVEMKKQHPCGENRWKIIRMGMDIRIKCLGCDHSVMIPRKEFTKKLKKVLEHHGK, from the coding sequence ATGAGCGAGAAAACATTTGATTTACATGATGTGGTAGAAATGAAGAAACAACACCCGTGTGGTGAGAATCGTTGGAAGATTATTCGCATGGGGATGGACATCCGAATTAAATGCTTAGGATGCGATCATAGTGTAATGATTCCTCGTAAAGAATTTACAAAAAAGCTCAAAAAAGTGTTGGAGCATCATGGAAAGTAG
- a CDS encoding YkvI family membrane protein produces the protein MWLSGFKWMFLIIGTIIGAGYASGRELWQFFGNESGLAIILFAILFFVCCYVIMAISYQKNSEHYLPVLQELMGKRLTGLYDGMIILYLFSTTVIMIAGGGATLEVLHIPYWYGVLIISGLLVLLFVWGISGMTSMNAVIIPLLIVFLVGTLFVFQWTTGFEISFDVMAQHNWPNAFTFTALNILPLVAVIAAIGNKIQRTGEIWIASIGSATVLGVISFLYNESLLIVAHEVMLYEIPLFAILKHYPYFMVLVMSGLLWAAIYTTAASGMLGLCTRFKNYLGLPFWVLALIFICLMVPLTTIGFSRLISILYPLYGLLNLYILASIILYPILHRFDDRPLP, from the coding sequence ATGTGGCTATCAGGTTTTAAGTGGATGTTTCTTATTATTGGTACGATCATTGGTGCAGGCTATGCATCCGGACGAGAATTATGGCAGTTTTTTGGCAATGAAAGTGGCCTAGCTATCATTCTATTTGCGATATTATTTTTTGTCTGTTGCTATGTGATTATGGCGATCAGCTATCAGAAAAACTCAGAGCATTATCTTCCGGTTTTACAAGAATTGATGGGAAAGAGGCTGACGGGTCTGTATGATGGCATGATCATCCTTTATTTATTTTCAACGACTGTCATTATGATCGCCGGTGGAGGTGCTACATTAGAGGTGCTACATATCCCATATTGGTACGGAGTGTTAATTATTTCCGGACTCCTAGTGCTGCTTTTTGTCTGGGGAATTTCAGGGATGACCTCAATGAATGCGGTTATTATTCCACTGCTCATTGTCTTTCTCGTTGGTACTTTGTTTGTATTTCAATGGACGACAGGATTTGAAATTTCTTTCGACGTTATGGCTCAGCATAACTGGCCTAATGCCTTTACTTTTACAGCGTTGAATATTTTGCCGCTGGTTGCTGTGATCGCTGCAATAGGTAATAAAATTCAACGTACGGGAGAAATTTGGATTGCCAGTATCGGAAGTGCGACGGTTCTTGGAGTGATTTCATTTTTGTACAATGAGTCTCTGTTAATTGTCGCTCACGAGGTTATGTTATATGAGATACCCTTATTTGCGATTTTAAAGCATTACCCTTACTTTATGGTTCTCGTTATGTCAGGTTTACTTTGGGCTGCCATTTACACGACAGCCGCTTCAGGCATGCTTGGATTGTGTACAAGGTTCAAAAACTACCTAGGCCTTCCGTTCTGGGTTTTGGCTCTTATTTTCATTTGCTTAATGGTCCCGCTTACGACAATTGGTTTTTCACGGTTAATTTCAATTTTGTATCCACTGTATGGGTTGTTGAACTTATACATTTTGGCTTCAATTATTTTGTATCCAATTCTCCATCGTTTTGATGATCGCCCTTTACCATAG
- the yyaC gene encoding spore protease YyaC — MFRGQLFQNRRPSPYRIYAKDSNAALELSMHLKEILAAKRSRDLVIVCIGSDRSTGDSLGPLIGTKLQENLASHYKVYGTLAKPVHAVNLQETLDEINATYYEPLILAIDACLGRSTSVGYVCLGEGPLRPGTAVKKQLPAVGDFHMTGIVNVGGFMEMMVLQNTRLSVVVEMADVMSDSIVRATKEIESSRKKFTWPTLPSSKSQ; from the coding sequence ATGTTTCGTGGACAACTTTTTCAAAATCGTCGCCCATCCCCTTATCGTATATACGCAAAAGACAGCAATGCTGCTTTGGAATTATCAATGCATTTGAAAGAAATTTTAGCAGCTAAAAGATCAAGGGATTTGGTGATTGTATGTATTGGATCGGACCGTTCCACAGGAGATAGCTTGGGACCACTTATTGGTACAAAACTTCAGGAAAACCTTGCGAGTCATTACAAAGTCTACGGGACGTTGGCTAAACCTGTACATGCTGTAAATTTACAAGAAACGTTGGATGAGATTAACGCTACTTACTACGAGCCATTAATATTAGCCATCGATGCCTGTCTCGGCCGTTCGACGAGTGTTGGATATGTATGTCTTGGCGAAGGTCCTTTACGCCCTGGAACTGCAGTGAAAAAACAATTACCCGCTGTAGGAGACTTCCATATGACTGGCATCGTAAACGTCGGTGGTTTTATGGAAATGATGGTTCTGCAAAACACACGACTATCCGTTGTCGTTGAAATGGCAGACGTCATGTCTGATTCGATTGTCCGTGCGACAAAAGAAATTGAATCATCGCGAAAGAAATTCACCTGGCCAACACTGCCTTCCTCAAAATCTCAGTAA
- a CDS encoding DUF554 domain-containing protein, whose amino-acid sequence MVLLGTLVNGVAIAIGAYIGIKLQRIPADMKETVMKAIGLAVIVLGLTMAFEGQQFLLIIFSLAFGGILGERLNIEGKLNQLGKVLEKRMSKSSEGRLAEGFVAATLLFVVGAMAIIGALDSGLRQDHSVLFTKSVLDGFSSIVFAATLGIGVIFSAIPVILYQGSIALGAAFIVRWVPDELLEMMISEITAVGGIMILAIGLNIIGIQPVRVANLLPAIPIAVAFVFIMHLVG is encoded by the coding sequence ATGGTTTTACTAGGCACATTAGTAAACGGAGTTGCCATTGCCATTGGTGCATATATCGGTATCAAACTACAGAGAATTCCGGCTGATATGAAGGAAACGGTTATGAAAGCGATCGGATTAGCGGTTATTGTATTAGGTTTAACGATGGCTTTTGAAGGACAGCAATTTCTCTTGATTATTTTTAGTCTGGCTTTCGGAGGTATTCTTGGTGAACGGTTGAATATTGAAGGGAAGCTCAATCAATTAGGTAAGGTATTGGAAAAGAGAATGAGCAAATCATCAGAAGGAAGGTTGGCAGAAGGCTTTGTAGCTGCAACGTTATTGTTTGTTGTCGGCGCCATGGCGATTATTGGTGCATTAGACAGTGGATTACGACAAGATCACTCCGTCTTATTTACGAAAAGTGTTTTAGACGGCTTCTCATCTATTGTATTTGCAGCAACACTTGGCATTGGTGTAATTTTCTCAGCGATTCCAGTAATCTTGTACCAAGGGTCCATCGCACTAGGTGCCGCTTTTATAGTACGCTGGGTACCTGATGAACTACTGGAAATGATGATTAGTGAAATTACTGCAGTAGGTGGTATTATGATTCTTGCCATTGGACTGAACATTATCGGAATCCAGCCGGTTCGAGTAGCCAATTTACTGCCAGCAATTCCGATTGCTGTCGCTTTTGTTTTCATAATGCACCTTGTGGGATAA
- a CDS encoding aminotransferase class V-fold PLP-dependent enzyme, translating to MIYLDQAASSFPKPKTVAVAMAEAVNEYGANPGRSGHRLGRKASETIDRAREKLSSFFQCPGADRVLFYQNATQAINQGLLGFSFESGDHVIATKYEHNSVRRPLEWLKKEKGIEVTYLTPDSEGRIETKTLLDALRATTKMVVATHASNVTGTVLPVEEWGEVLHNETSATFMVDASQTAGVLPIDMKKSGIDLLAFPGHKGLLGPQGVGVLMVKPDVKLSPIYFGGTGSHSETPLQPDVWPTGMQSGTLNTPGIAGLVKGLEAVEKMGLDNIYEHETHLTDKLIAGLSTHEEIHVVQAAAKRLGVVSFYMDGADVHEIAMILDEHYNIAVRAGLHCAPLSHYYFNTAKTGLVRVSVGPYNTENEIDTFIEAITEIKEGLLG from the coding sequence ATGATTTATTTAGACCAAGCAGCTTCTAGCTTTCCTAAACCTAAAACAGTAGCTGTAGCGATGGCTGAAGCGGTAAATGAGTATGGAGCGAATCCAGGGCGGAGTGGTCATCGGTTAGGTAGAAAGGCGTCAGAGACGATAGATCGGGCCCGTGAAAAACTTTCTTCGTTTTTTCAATGCCCTGGAGCTGATCGTGTTTTGTTTTATCAAAATGCGACACAAGCCATTAATCAAGGGTTATTAGGATTCTCTTTTGAGAGTGGAGATCATGTGATTGCGACGAAATATGAACACAATTCCGTCAGACGACCATTGGAATGGCTGAAAAAAGAAAAAGGAATTGAGGTAACGTATCTTACCCCTGATTCAGAGGGACGAATTGAAACGAAGACACTTCTTGATGCACTACGCGCAACTACAAAAATGGTGGTGGCTACGCACGCTTCGAATGTGACAGGTACTGTCCTTCCTGTTGAGGAATGGGGAGAAGTTTTGCATAACGAGACTTCAGCTACGTTTATGGTCGACGCATCACAAACGGCGGGTGTCTTGCCGATTGATATGAAAAAGAGCGGGATTGACTTATTGGCATTTCCTGGACACAAAGGTCTTCTTGGTCCACAAGGGGTCGGAGTATTAATGGTAAAGCCAGATGTGAAATTGTCACCAATTTATTTCGGAGGGACGGGGAGTCATTCGGAGACCCCGCTTCAGCCTGATGTATGGCCTACTGGGATGCAAAGCGGCACATTAAATACACCTGGTATAGCTGGTTTGGTAAAAGGGTTAGAAGCTGTTGAGAAAATGGGACTAGACAATATCTACGAGCATGAAACTCACCTTACGGACAAGCTGATCGCAGGGTTGTCTACTCATGAGGAAATTCATGTCGTCCAAGCCGCAGCAAAGCGACTAGGAGTCGTTTCTTTTTATATGGATGGGGCAGACGTCCATGAAATAGCGATGATCTTAGACGAGCACTATAATATTGCTGTGCGGGCCGGACTGCATTGTGCTCCGTTATCGCATTATTACTTTAATACGGCTAAAACGGGGCTGGTACGAGTCAGTGTAGGTCCTTATAATACTGAGAATGAAATTGACACATTTATAGAAGCGATAACAGAGATTAAGGAAGGCCTGTTAGGTTAG
- a CDS encoding ParB/RepB/Spo0J family partition protein gives MAKGLGKGIQALFPESSDEKQEKVQELKIGELRPNPYQPRKRFDDGAIEELKVSISQHGILQPLIVRKSIKGYEIVVGERRFRAAKEAKLKTVPVVIRDLSEDEMMEIALIENLQREDLNPLEEARAYQKLLEHLQVTQEELSKKLGKSRPHIANHVRLLQLPQLAQQFISEGKLSMGHGRALLGLKNKEKIPSTIQKVVNEKLSVRQLEDYVQKINETVSRETKDKKRKISPFIRERETTLKNYFGTNVQIRQGKKKGKIEIDFFSEDDLERILTLLDHEDSGQ, from the coding sequence ATGGCTAAAGGTCTTGGAAAAGGTATTCAGGCACTCTTTCCTGAATCATCGGACGAAAAACAGGAAAAAGTACAAGAATTAAAAATCGGAGAGTTAAGACCGAATCCTTACCAACCGCGAAAACGATTTGATGATGGAGCCATTGAAGAACTAAAAGTTTCTATTAGTCAGCACGGAATATTACAGCCTTTAATCGTCAGAAAAAGTATTAAAGGTTACGAAATCGTGGTGGGGGAGCGTCGGTTTCGAGCGGCTAAAGAAGCAAAACTTAAAACAGTTCCTGTAGTTATTCGTGATCTATCTGAAGACGAAATGATGGAAATTGCGTTAATCGAAAATCTTCAAAGAGAAGATTTAAATCCATTGGAGGAAGCAAGAGCCTATCAAAAGCTTCTAGAGCATCTCCAAGTCACACAAGAGGAGCTTTCCAAAAAGTTAGGGAAAAGCCGCCCGCACATAGCGAACCATGTAAGGTTACTCCAGCTGCCACAGCTAGCCCAGCAGTTTATTTCAGAGGGGAAACTGTCTATGGGTCATGGTAGAGCATTGTTAGGATTGAAAAATAAAGAGAAAATCCCAAGTACAATTCAAAAAGTGGTCAATGAAAAACTTAGCGTCCGCCAGCTTGAAGACTATGTACAAAAAATAAACGAAACTGTTTCACGTGAAACAAAGGATAAAAAACGAAAGATCTCACCGTTTATCCGAGAAAGAGAGACTACATTAAAGAACTACTTTGGGACAAATGTACAAATAAGACAAGGGAAGAAGAAAGGGAAAATTGAAATTGACTTCTTTTCTGAAGATGATTTAGAACGAATTCTCACGTTACTGGATCATGAAGATTCTGGACAATAA